A portion of the Malania oleifera isolate guangnan ecotype guangnan chromosome 3, ASM2987363v1, whole genome shotgun sequence genome contains these proteins:
- the LOC131150303 gene encoding ubiquitin-like-specific protease ESD4 isoform X2, with product MGALTSNRKRGDECFTLNHAHPSLYSPHSNSRIDLHISKKPKFSSMHQSPDRPVSSRSTAFRLYRYPEPTPQLRREVHAPCRVLKFGFSTSLRREPGLRTSGVSETKRSADFMGNALRNQYDWAKRNALSTLQYFRKDKEVIELEEPEKDADSEDSSMEELRIDEDGQEGEGRSVVSDQKSRENNGIMEAMGKMNGKIVERKIQPSSSSAVTGLTNTNGNLKVDNAGKMLDSLSLNHEVDAPSVPLYEKLHESAERRNAKLRDLEFLIEVNETRRSSLHLLHPEKKKGKDIPRDAFVPLTEEEEDEVSRAFSAKRRSVLVTHENSNIAITGEIFQCLRPGAWLNDEVINVYLELLKERERREPTKFLKCHFFSTFFYKKLISGRSGYDFKSVRRWTTQRKLGYSLMECDKIFVPIHKEIHWCLAVINKKDEKFQYLDSLKGVDTHVLKVMARYIVDEVKEKSGEDIDVSAWKHEYVEDLPPQENGSDCGMFMIKYADFYSRGVGLCFKQENMPYFRMRTAKEILRLRAD from the exons ATGGGTGCCCTGACAAGCAACCGCAAGCGCGGCGACGAATGTTTCACTTTGAATCACGCGCACCCATCTCTGTACTCCCCTCATTCGAACTCTCGAATTGATCTTCACATCTCGAAGAAGCCGAAATTTTCATCTATGCATCAGAGTCCGGACCGGCCTGTATCATCGAGAAGTACTGCTTTTAGACTCTATAGATATCCAGAGCCCACACCGCAGTTGAGGAGGGAAGTTCATGCGCCTTGTAGGGTTCTAAAATTTGGATTCTCTacgagtttgaggagagagccgGGGTTGAGGACTAGTGGAGTTAGCGAAACTAAGAGGTCAGCTGACTTTATGGGGAATGCTCTGCGGAATCAGTATGATTGGGCAAAACGCAACGCATTGAGCACTTTACAGTATTTCAGGAAAGATAAGGAGGTGATTGAGCTGGAAGAACCAGAAAAGGATGCGGATTCAGAAGATTCTAGCATGGAAGAGCTTCGAATTGATGAGGATGGGCAAGAAGGAGAAGGTCGGTCAGTGGTTTCAGACCAGAAGTCTCGAGAGAATAATGGGATTATGGAAGCTATGGGCAAAATGAATGGGAAGATTGTGGAACGAAAAATTCAGCCTTCATCTTCTTCGGCAGTTACTGGATTGACAAATACAAATGGTAATTTGAAAGTGGACAATGCAGGAAAAATGCTTGATTCATTGTCATTAAACCATGAGGTGGATGCACCTAGTGTGCCTCTGTATGAAAAATTGCATGAGTCTGCAGAGCGGCGGAATGCCAAGTTGAGGGATTTGGAGTTTCTCATTGAAGTAAATGAGACCCGTCGTTCCTCACTTCATTTATTGCATCCTgagaagaagaaagggaag GATATACCTCGTGATGCTTTTGTTCCTCTTACAGAAGAGGAAGAGGATGAGGTTTCTCGTGCTTTTTCTGCCAAGCG GAGGAGTGTCTTGGTCACTCACGAGAACTCTAATATTGCAATTACAGGAGAAATTTTTCAGTGTCTGAGACCAGGTGCATGGTTGAATGATGAG GTCATCAATGTCTACCTTGAATTACTGAAAGAGAGGGAAAGGAGGGAGCCTACAAAGTTTTTGAAATGCCATTTCTTCAGTACATTCTTTTATAAGAAG TTAATAAGTGGGAGAAGTGGTTATGATTTTAAATCTGTTAGAAGATGGACTACCCAAAGGAAGTTGGGGTACAGCCTCATGGAGTGTGACAAA ATCTTTGTTCCTATTCACAAGGAGATACATTGGTGCTTAGCAGTTAtcaataagaaggatgagaagtTCCAGTATCTTGATTCACTTAAAGGAGTGGATACCCATGTGCTGAAAGTAATG GCTAGATACATTGTGGATGAAGTGAAAGAAAAGAGTGGAGAAGACATTGATGTAAGTGCTTGGAAGCATGAATATGTTGAAGACCTTCCTCCTCAGGAGAATGG CTCAGACTGTGGCATGTTCATGATAAAATACGCAGACTTTTATAGTAGAGGCGTGGGGCTTTGTTTTAAACAG GAAAATATGCCCTATTTTCGGATGAGGACTGCCAAGGAGATTCTTAGATTGAGAGCTGATTGA
- the LOC131150303 gene encoding ubiquitin-like-specific protease ESD4 isoform X1 — MGALTSNRKRGDECFTLNHAHPSLYSPHSNSRIDLHISKKPKFSSMHQSPDRPVSSRSTAFRLYRYPEPTPQLRREVHAPCRVLKFGFSTSLRREPGLRTSGVSETKRSADFMGNALRNQYDWAKRNALSTLQYFRKDKEVIELEEPEKDADSEDSSMEELRIDEDGQEGEGRSVVSDQKSRENNGIMEAMGKMNGKIVERKIQPSSSSAVTGLTNTNGNLKVDNAGKMLDSLSLNHEVDAPSVPLYEKLHESAERRNAKLRDLEFLIEVNETRRSSLHLLHPEKKKGKDIPRDAFVPLTEEEEDEVSRAFSAKRRSVLVTHENSNIAITGEIFQCLRPGAWLNDEVINVYLELLKERERREPTKFLKCHFFSTFFYKKLISGRSGYDFKSVRRWTTQRKLGYSLMECDKIFVPIHKEIHWCLAVINKKDEKFQYLDSLKGVDTHVLKVMARYIVDEVKEKSGEDIDVSAWKHEYVEDLPPQENGCVNSSSFATRCIFFWKSLHIHMKISLILLRESVLKKAFSFAISLSLWQK; from the exons ATGGGTGCCCTGACAAGCAACCGCAAGCGCGGCGACGAATGTTTCACTTTGAATCACGCGCACCCATCTCTGTACTCCCCTCATTCGAACTCTCGAATTGATCTTCACATCTCGAAGAAGCCGAAATTTTCATCTATGCATCAGAGTCCGGACCGGCCTGTATCATCGAGAAGTACTGCTTTTAGACTCTATAGATATCCAGAGCCCACACCGCAGTTGAGGAGGGAAGTTCATGCGCCTTGTAGGGTTCTAAAATTTGGATTCTCTacgagtttgaggagagagccgGGGTTGAGGACTAGTGGAGTTAGCGAAACTAAGAGGTCAGCTGACTTTATGGGGAATGCTCTGCGGAATCAGTATGATTGGGCAAAACGCAACGCATTGAGCACTTTACAGTATTTCAGGAAAGATAAGGAGGTGATTGAGCTGGAAGAACCAGAAAAGGATGCGGATTCAGAAGATTCTAGCATGGAAGAGCTTCGAATTGATGAGGATGGGCAAGAAGGAGAAGGTCGGTCAGTGGTTTCAGACCAGAAGTCTCGAGAGAATAATGGGATTATGGAAGCTATGGGCAAAATGAATGGGAAGATTGTGGAACGAAAAATTCAGCCTTCATCTTCTTCGGCAGTTACTGGATTGACAAATACAAATGGTAATTTGAAAGTGGACAATGCAGGAAAAATGCTTGATTCATTGTCATTAAACCATGAGGTGGATGCACCTAGTGTGCCTCTGTATGAAAAATTGCATGAGTCTGCAGAGCGGCGGAATGCCAAGTTGAGGGATTTGGAGTTTCTCATTGAAGTAAATGAGACCCGTCGTTCCTCACTTCATTTATTGCATCCTgagaagaagaaagggaag GATATACCTCGTGATGCTTTTGTTCCTCTTACAGAAGAGGAAGAGGATGAGGTTTCTCGTGCTTTTTCTGCCAAGCG GAGGAGTGTCTTGGTCACTCACGAGAACTCTAATATTGCAATTACAGGAGAAATTTTTCAGTGTCTGAGACCAGGTGCATGGTTGAATGATGAG GTCATCAATGTCTACCTTGAATTACTGAAAGAGAGGGAAAGGAGGGAGCCTACAAAGTTTTTGAAATGCCATTTCTTCAGTACATTCTTTTATAAGAAG TTAATAAGTGGGAGAAGTGGTTATGATTTTAAATCTGTTAGAAGATGGACTACCCAAAGGAAGTTGGGGTACAGCCTCATGGAGTGTGACAAA ATCTTTGTTCCTATTCACAAGGAGATACATTGGTGCTTAGCAGTTAtcaataagaaggatgagaagtTCCAGTATCTTGATTCACTTAAAGGAGTGGATACCCATGTGCTGAAAGTAATG GCTAGATACATTGTGGATGAAGTGAAAGAAAAGAGTGGAGAAGACATTGATGTAAGTGCTTGGAAGCATGAATATGTTGAAGACCTTCCTCCTCAGGAGAATGGGTGTGTAAACTCTTCATCTTTTGCCACCAGATGCATTTTCTTTTGGAAATCACTGCACATTCACATGAAGATCTCTCTTATTTTGTTAAGAGAATCTGTCTTGAAAAAGGCATTTTCTTTTGCCATAAGCTTATCTTTATGGCAAAAATAG
- the LOC131150303 gene encoding ubiquitin-like-specific protease ESD4 isoform X4, translating to MGALTSNRKRGDECFTLNHAHPSLYSPHSNSRIDLHISKKPKFSSMHQSPDRPVSSRSTAFRLYRYPEPTPQLRREVHAPCRVLKFGFSTSLRREPGLRTSGVSETKRSADFMGNALRNQYDWAKRNALSTLQYFRKDKEVIELEEPEKDADSEDSSMEELRIDEDGQEGEGRSVVSDQKSRENNGIMEAMGKMNGKIVERKIQPSSSSAVTGLTNTNGNLKVDNAGKMLDSLSLNHEVDAPSVPLYEKLHESAERRNAKLRDLEFLIEVNETRRSSLHLLHPEKKKGKDIPRDAFVPLTEEEEDEVSRAFSAKRRSVLVTHENSNIAITGEIFQCLRPGAWLNDEVINVYLELLKERERREPTKFLKCHFFSTFFYKKLISGRSGYDFKSVRRWTTQRKLGYSLMECDKIFVPIHKEIHWCLAVINKKDEKFQYLDSLKGVDTHVLKVMARYIVDEVKEKSGEDIDVSAWKHEYVEDLPPQENG from the exons ATGGGTGCCCTGACAAGCAACCGCAAGCGCGGCGACGAATGTTTCACTTTGAATCACGCGCACCCATCTCTGTACTCCCCTCATTCGAACTCTCGAATTGATCTTCACATCTCGAAGAAGCCGAAATTTTCATCTATGCATCAGAGTCCGGACCGGCCTGTATCATCGAGAAGTACTGCTTTTAGACTCTATAGATATCCAGAGCCCACACCGCAGTTGAGGAGGGAAGTTCATGCGCCTTGTAGGGTTCTAAAATTTGGATTCTCTacgagtttgaggagagagccgGGGTTGAGGACTAGTGGAGTTAGCGAAACTAAGAGGTCAGCTGACTTTATGGGGAATGCTCTGCGGAATCAGTATGATTGGGCAAAACGCAACGCATTGAGCACTTTACAGTATTTCAGGAAAGATAAGGAGGTGATTGAGCTGGAAGAACCAGAAAAGGATGCGGATTCAGAAGATTCTAGCATGGAAGAGCTTCGAATTGATGAGGATGGGCAAGAAGGAGAAGGTCGGTCAGTGGTTTCAGACCAGAAGTCTCGAGAGAATAATGGGATTATGGAAGCTATGGGCAAAATGAATGGGAAGATTGTGGAACGAAAAATTCAGCCTTCATCTTCTTCGGCAGTTACTGGATTGACAAATACAAATGGTAATTTGAAAGTGGACAATGCAGGAAAAATGCTTGATTCATTGTCATTAAACCATGAGGTGGATGCACCTAGTGTGCCTCTGTATGAAAAATTGCATGAGTCTGCAGAGCGGCGGAATGCCAAGTTGAGGGATTTGGAGTTTCTCATTGAAGTAAATGAGACCCGTCGTTCCTCACTTCATTTATTGCATCCTgagaagaagaaagggaag GATATACCTCGTGATGCTTTTGTTCCTCTTACAGAAGAGGAAGAGGATGAGGTTTCTCGTGCTTTTTCTGCCAAGCG GAGGAGTGTCTTGGTCACTCACGAGAACTCTAATATTGCAATTACAGGAGAAATTTTTCAGTGTCTGAGACCAGGTGCATGGTTGAATGATGAG GTCATCAATGTCTACCTTGAATTACTGAAAGAGAGGGAAAGGAGGGAGCCTACAAAGTTTTTGAAATGCCATTTCTTCAGTACATTCTTTTATAAGAAG TTAATAAGTGGGAGAAGTGGTTATGATTTTAAATCTGTTAGAAGATGGACTACCCAAAGGAAGTTGGGGTACAGCCTCATGGAGTGTGACAAA ATCTTTGTTCCTATTCACAAGGAGATACATTGGTGCTTAGCAGTTAtcaataagaaggatgagaagtTCCAGTATCTTGATTCACTTAAAGGAGTGGATACCCATGTGCTGAAAGTAATG GCTAGATACATTGTGGATGAAGTGAAAGAAAAGAGTGGAGAAGACATTGATGTAAGTGCTTGGAAGCATGAATATGTTGAAGACCTTCCTCCTCAGGAGAATGG ATAA
- the LOC131150303 gene encoding ubiquitin-like-specific protease ESD4 isoform X3: protein MGALTSNRKRGDECFTLNHAHPSLYSPHSNSRIDLHISKKPKFSSMHQSPDRPVSSRSTAFRLYRYPEPTPQLRREVHAPCRVLKFGFSTSLRREPGLRTSGVSETKRSADFMGNALRNQYDWAKRNALSTLQYFRKDKEVIELEEPEKDADSEDSSMEELRIDEDGQEGEGRSVVSDQKSRENNGIMEAMGKMNGKIVERKIQPSSSSAVTGLTNTNGNLKVDNAGKMLDSLSLNHEVDAPSVPLYEKLHESAERRNAKLRDLEFLIEVNETRRSSLHLLHPEKKKGKDIPRDAFVPLTEEEEDEVSRAFSAKRRSVLVTHENSNIAITGEIFQCLRPGAWLNDEVINVYLELLKERERREPTKFLKCHFFSTFFYKKLISGRSGYDFKSVRRWTTQRKLGYSLMECDKIFVPIHKEIHWCLAVINKKDEKFQYLDSLKGVDTHVLKVMARYIVDEVKEKSGEDIDVSAWKHEYVEDLPPQENGKICPIFG from the exons ATGGGTGCCCTGACAAGCAACCGCAAGCGCGGCGACGAATGTTTCACTTTGAATCACGCGCACCCATCTCTGTACTCCCCTCATTCGAACTCTCGAATTGATCTTCACATCTCGAAGAAGCCGAAATTTTCATCTATGCATCAGAGTCCGGACCGGCCTGTATCATCGAGAAGTACTGCTTTTAGACTCTATAGATATCCAGAGCCCACACCGCAGTTGAGGAGGGAAGTTCATGCGCCTTGTAGGGTTCTAAAATTTGGATTCTCTacgagtttgaggagagagccgGGGTTGAGGACTAGTGGAGTTAGCGAAACTAAGAGGTCAGCTGACTTTATGGGGAATGCTCTGCGGAATCAGTATGATTGGGCAAAACGCAACGCATTGAGCACTTTACAGTATTTCAGGAAAGATAAGGAGGTGATTGAGCTGGAAGAACCAGAAAAGGATGCGGATTCAGAAGATTCTAGCATGGAAGAGCTTCGAATTGATGAGGATGGGCAAGAAGGAGAAGGTCGGTCAGTGGTTTCAGACCAGAAGTCTCGAGAGAATAATGGGATTATGGAAGCTATGGGCAAAATGAATGGGAAGATTGTGGAACGAAAAATTCAGCCTTCATCTTCTTCGGCAGTTACTGGATTGACAAATACAAATGGTAATTTGAAAGTGGACAATGCAGGAAAAATGCTTGATTCATTGTCATTAAACCATGAGGTGGATGCACCTAGTGTGCCTCTGTATGAAAAATTGCATGAGTCTGCAGAGCGGCGGAATGCCAAGTTGAGGGATTTGGAGTTTCTCATTGAAGTAAATGAGACCCGTCGTTCCTCACTTCATTTATTGCATCCTgagaagaagaaagggaag GATATACCTCGTGATGCTTTTGTTCCTCTTACAGAAGAGGAAGAGGATGAGGTTTCTCGTGCTTTTTCTGCCAAGCG GAGGAGTGTCTTGGTCACTCACGAGAACTCTAATATTGCAATTACAGGAGAAATTTTTCAGTGTCTGAGACCAGGTGCATGGTTGAATGATGAG GTCATCAATGTCTACCTTGAATTACTGAAAGAGAGGGAAAGGAGGGAGCCTACAAAGTTTTTGAAATGCCATTTCTTCAGTACATTCTTTTATAAGAAG TTAATAAGTGGGAGAAGTGGTTATGATTTTAAATCTGTTAGAAGATGGACTACCCAAAGGAAGTTGGGGTACAGCCTCATGGAGTGTGACAAA ATCTTTGTTCCTATTCACAAGGAGATACATTGGTGCTTAGCAGTTAtcaataagaaggatgagaagtTCCAGTATCTTGATTCACTTAAAGGAGTGGATACCCATGTGCTGAAAGTAATG GCTAGATACATTGTGGATGAAGTGAAAGAAAAGAGTGGAGAAGACATTGATGTAAGTGCTTGGAAGCATGAATATGTTGAAGACCTTCCTCCTCAGGAGAATGG GAAAATATGCCCTATTTTCGGATGA